A single genomic interval of Zunongwangia sp. HGR-M22 harbors:
- a CDS encoding RNA polymerase sigma factor, whose protein sequence is MKSNRKTIQQLKLGNTKTFKKVYLAYYDKLFHICKKFQFKFLTPEDFIQEAFVKIYKNRHQLKEDVVLEAQIIVICKNIIYNYLQREKKIIPLDSNYLRDQTSSEISDYDETADKSENISKLIDQLPVQQKKIFKLHKLENYSYKEISSMTQLSHKTIANHIYLANNFIRKKIKKA, encoded by the coding sequence ATGAAAAGTAACAGGAAAACAATTCAGCAATTAAAATTGGGGAATACTAAGACCTTTAAAAAGGTTTACTTAGCCTATTACGATAAACTCTTTCATATCTGTAAAAAATTTCAGTTTAAGTTTTTAACTCCAGAGGATTTTATTCAGGAGGCTTTTGTAAAAATTTATAAAAACAGACATCAACTTAAAGAGGACGTTGTATTAGAAGCTCAGATTATTGTGATTTGTAAAAACATCATCTATAATTACCTTCAAAGAGAGAAAAAAATCATTCCGTTAGATTCAAACTATCTTCGAGACCAAACGTCTTCAGAAATTTCTGACTATGATGAGACCGCCGATAAGAGTGAAAATATCTCTAAACTAATTGATCAACTTCCCGTTCAGCAAAAAAAAATTTTCAAACTCCATAAACTAGAGAATTATTCTTACAAAGAGATATCGAGCATGACGCAGCTTTCTCATAAAACCATTGCCAATCATATTTATCTGGCAAATAATTTTATCCGAAAAAAAATAAAAAAGGCTTAG
- a CDS encoding FecR family protein, producing MIDTDQIDAQFDEYWKETSLENTQNKKEKSWEDFHQTTFKKKRRKKPFYLKYAAAVILFILVGSFYFWNEPQQTSASTVNISNPSDHTKVIYLPDSTAIRMYSNSKISYPPNFNKNRKVYLKGNAFFQVTKDKHHPFEVHNNNLITTVLGTTFTITTDLNKKTEVKLYEGKVKMNIKGQSESWILSPGEAFIYQKDRPKINNIKTYVDFESKKLKTIIDYLEKQYGYDIQIEKYFLNKKTTLRINKEDHLETPLQIITEIHNLTYEIDSTRRKVILKK from the coding sequence ATGATAGATACAGACCAAATTGATGCCCAGTTTGACGAATATTGGAAAGAAACATCCTTAGAAAATACCCAAAATAAAAAAGAAAAATCCTGGGAAGATTTTCATCAAACTACGTTTAAAAAGAAACGCCGCAAAAAACCTTTTTACCTAAAATATGCTGCAGCGGTAATATTATTTATTTTAGTCGGTAGTTTTTATTTTTGGAATGAACCTCAACAAACTTCAGCTTCTACTGTAAATATTTCCAATCCCAGTGATCACACCAAAGTGATTTATTTACCTGATAGCACAGCAATTAGGATGTATAGCAATTCTAAAATATCTTATCCCCCAAATTTTAATAAGAACAGAAAAGTTTACTTAAAAGGCAATGCTTTTTTTCAGGTAACAAAAGATAAGCATCATCCTTTTGAAGTTCATAATAACAATCTTATCACTACTGTTCTTGGAACCACATTTACAATAACCACAGATCTTAATAAAAAGACTGAAGTTAAACTCTATGAAGGCAAGGTTAAGATGAATATCAAAGGGCAATCTGAAAGCTGGATACTTTCACCCGGCGAAGCATTTATTTACCAAAAAGATCGTCCTAAAATTAACAATATCAAAACATATGTTGATTTTGAAAGTAAAAAATTAAAAACCATTATTGATTATTTAGAGAAACAATATGGTTATGATATACAAATAGAAAAGTACTTTTTAAATAAAAAAACAACATTACGTATTAATAAAGAAGATCATCTTGAAACACCTTTACAGATTATTACTGAAATCCATAATCTAACTTACGAGATCGATTCGACTCGTAGAAAAGTTATTCTAAAAAAATAA
- a CDS encoding two-component regulator propeller domain-containing protein, producing the protein MESLHFYEINTEDGLSSNFVNDITQDSLGFIWIATSDGLNRYNGTDFKIFKSGKPNYNLSNNYVQSIEVVGSKIYIGTDGGLSIYDNKNESMAVYNEEKDSLLGNSISAIRKLAGDSIALGVYRGGLQWLSSSEELFSVNSKLNSNLSSKEISSIIQIENSLFVGTFDNGLNRIDLNTNTVEANIFDLRAINSLYKDSDNNIWIGTRNGLVILTNKNKIIRINKAVNPQEGLSDSDILCFQEDENGFMWIGTRNGGLNLLNINSIGENKILKVDWYLPSEDENSVTNRTVSSLFLDSDKNMWIGTSTGINFVQTSGEIVQFRKHIDNNNQSLSHDRVGAIAISKSEGVWVGTDGGGLDYFDPVSQRFDHFSKNNSKNSLSSNYILSLLEDSQERLWIGTFRGGINLYKNAQFKNYLQGSPADGSDVRVIFEARNKKIWVGTNRGGLFWFDENIGDFKNVTDLEKLDIRDISEDDIGNLWLATYGSGLIKYNPKTKEIVRYAVNYGLDFPSDIIFSVLYLGEGQLLAGTRYEGLVHLNTENNSFDRVTEVDGLSNNSIVGIIKEDDQYVWLSTFSGINRYNIETREIVNVSTLNNIQPGEFNVGAISKSRNGIIYIGGNKGLNFFDPSEIRQNEKNTPIYFDNLKILNEKVSVENSPDAVLDSSLFYKNDITLAHNENSFSVDFHNLDFPFARNTDFVYKLDGYSDIWIETNGANTANFTKVPPGDYKLIVKTKSGLNSVSKAQLGITIIPPFWSTWPAYLLYLISILVIIYLISRYYSERLKLKNSIALEQKRYQLEHQLNEERLRFFTGFSHELKTPLTLILAPIESLLERVKHKDSRDDLKFIRRNAKSLQQAINKLLEFRKSEEGLSQLNCNNHDLKEYLKRWIKNYQPLAKEKNIEIHLNYIANHRKLNCDIDKIGVIINNILSNALKYSNKNTAVKIEVYCEGTTLKIEVTNQGEGISSEEINHIFEWYYRADHQQKTGTGIGLALSKSFAELHEGTIEVNSTPGEKTSFTLCLPQKLLVSENKDLANKEQVIIAEEIAEDTEVPALISSEHQKSLSADANRKIMLIIDDNPEIRLFLENLFKNSYDLLFAEDGQEGINKATKYVPDVIISDVMMPIKNGIDLCADLKADTITSHIPVILLTAKSNTESVSSGYQEGADLYITKPFKPKVLKLQVKSLLANREKIRIHFSQSDKTELLIGQEKNSKLIETEKQFLKKIEEIILDPDHLKKVNTEFLAKKMGMSRTPLYRKIKALTGFNINELIRDIRIRKAADLIYRENYSVTEASYAVGFSSIKYFRKIFKEKYGSNPSEFKTGATSKT; encoded by the coding sequence TTGGAATCTTTACATTTTTATGAAATTAATACAGAGGATGGGCTCTCTAGTAATTTTGTTAATGATATAACGCAAGATTCTCTTGGTTTTATTTGGATAGCAACAAGTGACGGACTTAATCGTTATAACGGGACAGATTTTAAAATTTTTAAAAGCGGCAAACCTAATTATAATTTATCAAATAATTATGTGCAGAGCATTGAGGTAGTTGGTAGTAAAATTTATATAGGTACCGATGGAGGTTTGTCTATTTATGATAATAAAAATGAATCTATGGCTGTCTATAACGAAGAAAAGGACAGCCTATTAGGTAATAGTATAAGTGCGATTAGAAAGTTAGCAGGCGACAGTATAGCTTTGGGAGTTTACAGAGGTGGTTTGCAGTGGTTGTCTTCTTCCGAAGAATTGTTTAGTGTTAATTCAAAATTGAATAGTAATTTATCATCCAAAGAAATTTCTTCAATCATTCAGATAGAGAATAGCTTATTTGTTGGAACTTTTGATAATGGTCTTAATAGAATAGACCTAAATACGAATACCGTAGAAGCCAATATTTTTGATCTTAGAGCTATTAACAGTCTTTATAAAGATAGTGACAATAATATATGGATAGGAACTCGAAATGGCTTAGTAATACTTACTAACAAAAATAAAATTATTCGCATTAACAAAGCTGTTAATCCACAAGAAGGCTTGAGTGATAGTGATATTTTATGTTTTCAGGAAGATGAAAATGGTTTTATGTGGATTGGCACCAGAAATGGAGGGCTTAATTTATTGAATATCAATAGTATTGGTGAAAATAAAATTTTAAAAGTCGACTGGTATTTGCCGTCTGAAGATGAAAATAGCGTTACTAATCGTACTGTTTCCTCTCTTTTTCTAGATAGCGATAAAAACATGTGGATAGGAACTTCCACTGGAATTAATTTTGTCCAAACATCTGGTGAAATTGTTCAGTTCAGGAAACATATAGATAATAATAATCAGAGTTTAAGTCATGATAGAGTGGGCGCAATTGCGATCTCTAAATCTGAAGGAGTTTGGGTGGGAACCGATGGGGGAGGTCTCGATTATTTTGATCCCGTTAGCCAAAGATTCGATCATTTTTCAAAAAATAATTCTAAAAATAGCCTAAGTAGCAATTATATTTTGTCCTTGCTTGAAGACTCTCAGGAACGTTTGTGGATAGGGACCTTTCGAGGTGGTATAAATCTTTATAAAAATGCTCAGTTTAAGAACTATTTACAAGGATCTCCAGCCGATGGTAGTGATGTAAGAGTCATTTTTGAAGCTAGAAATAAAAAAATATGGGTAGGTACAAATAGAGGTGGCTTATTTTGGTTTGACGAAAACATAGGAGATTTTAAAAATGTAACCGATTTAGAAAAGCTTGATATCCGAGATATTTCTGAAGATGATATTGGTAATTTATGGCTTGCAACTTATGGATCTGGACTTATAAAATACAATCCAAAAACAAAAGAAATCGTAAGATATGCTGTAAACTATGGTTTGGATTTTCCCAGCGACATTATTTTTAGTGTACTTTATTTAGGAGAAGGACAACTTTTGGCGGGAACACGTTATGAAGGTCTTGTTCATTTAAATACCGAAAATAACTCGTTTGATCGAGTGACCGAAGTAGATGGATTAAGTAATAATTCTATTGTAGGAATAATTAAAGAAGACGATCAATATGTTTGGCTTAGTACTTTTAGCGGAATCAATCGTTATAATATCGAAACTCGGGAAATTGTAAATGTTTCAACTTTAAATAATATACAGCCAGGAGAATTTAATGTTGGTGCCATTAGCAAATCTAGAAATGGTATAATTTATATCGGCGGAAATAAGGGATTAAACTTCTTTGATCCGTCAGAAATTCGGCAAAACGAAAAAAATACGCCAATATATTTTGATAATCTTAAGATTTTAAATGAAAAAGTTTCTGTTGAAAATAGCCCTGATGCTGTTTTAGATAGCTCTCTTTTTTATAAAAATGATATCACCTTGGCGCATAATGAAAATTCTTTTTCGGTAGACTTTCATAATTTAGATTTTCCGTTTGCCAGAAATACCGATTTCGTTTACAAATTAGATGGGTATAGCGATATTTGGATAGAAACGAATGGTGCTAACACCGCCAATTTCACTAAAGTTCCTCCCGGAGATTATAAACTTATTGTAAAAACTAAATCTGGATTAAATAGTGTAAGCAAAGCACAATTGGGTATTACGATTATACCGCCTTTTTGGAGCACCTGGCCAGCTTATCTGCTTTACCTTATTTCAATTTTGGTAATAATTTATCTAATATCAAGATACTATAGTGAGCGATTAAAACTCAAAAATTCTATTGCATTAGAACAAAAGCGCTATCAGTTAGAGCATCAGCTTAACGAAGAGCGACTTCGATTTTTTACGGGCTTTTCACATGAACTTAAGACGCCTCTCACCTTAATTCTTGCGCCTATCGAAAGTTTATTAGAAAGAGTGAAACATAAAGACTCTCGTGACGATCTCAAATTTATTCGAAGAAATGCAAAGAGTTTACAGCAAGCAATCAATAAACTATTAGAGTTTAGAAAATCTGAAGAAGGCTTAAGTCAGTTAAACTGTAATAATCATGATTTAAAGGAATATTTAAAAAGGTGGATAAAAAATTATCAGCCTCTTGCGAAAGAGAAAAACATCGAAATTCATTTAAATTATATAGCGAATCATAGAAAACTGAACTGTGATATTGATAAAATCGGGGTAATTATCAATAACATATTATCAAATGCTTTAAAATACTCCAATAAAAATACAGCGGTAAAAATTGAAGTCTATTGTGAGGGTACAACTCTTAAAATCGAAGTTACCAATCAGGGAGAAGGAATCAGCTCTGAAGAAATAAATCATATTTTTGAATGGTATTACCGTGCAGATCATCAACAAAAAACAGGAACTGGGATAGGGCTTGCCTTATCGAAGAGCTTCGCAGAGTTGCATGAGGGGACAATTGAAGTAAACAGCACTCCCGGGGAGAAAACAAGTTTTACACTTTGTCTTCCACAAAAATTGTTGGTTTCTGAAAATAAAGATTTAGCTAATAAAGAGCAAGTAATTATAGCTGAAGAAATTGCAGAGGATACTGAGGTTCCAGCGCTTATTAGTTCTGAACATCAAAAGAGTCTTTCTGCAGACGCGAACAGGAAAATTATGCTGATTATTGATGATAATCCCGAGATTCGCCTTTTTCTAGAGAATCTTTTTAAGAATTCCTACGATTTGCTTTTTGCAGAAGATGGGCAGGAAGGTATAAATAAGGCGACCAAATATGTGCCAGATGTTATTATATCTGATGTTATGATGCCAATCAAAAACGGTATCGATCTTTGTGCCGATCTTAAGGCAGATACAATAACTAGTCATATCCCGGTGATATTGCTAACAGCCAAATCCAATACAGAGAGTGTAAGTTCAGGGTATCAGGAAGGGGCAGATTTATATATAACCAAACCTTTTAAACCGAAAGTGTTGAAGCTACAGGTGAAAAGTCTGTTAGCAAATAGAGAGAAAATACGTATTCATTTTTCACAATCTGATAAAACCGAATTATTAATAGGTCAGGAAAAAAATTCAAAATTAATCGAAACTGAAAAACAGTTTTTGAAGAAAATCGAAGAAATTATTTTGGATCCAGATCATTTGAAAAAAGTGAATACCGAGTTTCTAGCAAAAAAGATGGGAATGAGTAGAACCCCACTTTATAGAAAAATTAAAGCGCTAACAGGTTTTAATATCAACGAATTAATAAGGGATATTAGGATAAGAAAAGCGGCCGATCTTATATACCGTGAAAACTATTCGGTTACTGAAGCTTCGTATGCAGTAGGCTTTAGTAGTATCAAATATTTTAGAAAGATTTTTAAAGAAAAATACGGTAGCAATCCTTCAGAATTTAAAACAGGTGCTACTAGTAAAACATAG
- a CDS encoding TonB-dependent receptor, with amino-acid sequence MKHLFFSYLFICSLSLVSQNLAIYIEKGNTINNLKDQIESQSPYKLAYTEDLKSKVSFAKSFKYDDIEIDELIRNLNTQLPQEFKLLGNNITVKQRISNNSQKEFLLSGTIYDEKNVPLLGATINIPELKKGTTSNFDGEFSIILPRNTYQVSFSFLGYQTITKTVDLDRDRNLKIQLEEEGETLNEVVIEQNGKAVNIKKPQMSMNSLTMNEIKQIPVAMGEPDPLKSLLTLPGVTNAGEGSSGFNVRGGAADQNLILLDDVPIYSDSHLFGFFSVFNADAVNSLDLYKGGIPSKYGGRVSSVLDIKQANGDYKDYKLEGGIGLISSHLKAEGPIIKDKASFMIAGRSSYAHIFLNDNSAQFYDLNTKLNYRLNKNNSLSFSGYFGKDLFDIGDSFATTYGNTMGKLNWKHRFNEDINTDLSVFYSDYQFNLNLDSQSFYWESAVTSYGLKYDWNHYLSEAIQLNYGLEATYYETNPGTLLPKDESSAINFLQLDKKYAFEPSAYIDVNHKISEKLNFRYGLRYSMFYRYGPQVVNTYANNNPAMYNPDFNIYEDAPIIGSTNYDSGEVIKDFSNLEPRAALSYALNDETSFKASYNRMAQYMHIISNSQSPTPVNMWTPSGPFIKPQLLDQYALGYFRNFSNKKYSLETEAFYKDIKNRVDYVDGADLIGNNNIEQVLLSGKARAYGMEFLFRKNTGKLKGWLSYTISRAEQRTEGNTPEEPGIADGDWYFSPYDKLHNLSFVANYEHTEKWSFSANFSLQSGQPVTYPNGYYELGGIHVPNYSKRNENRLPTYHHLDLAATYTPKPDKKKGWQSYWVFSLYNAYNRQNAASIRFTTNEDTGFNEARRLSIFGAIPSVSYNFKF; translated from the coding sequence ATGAAACATCTTTTTTTCTCCTATTTATTTATTTGTAGCTTAAGTTTAGTTAGCCAAAACTTAGCTATATATATCGAAAAAGGGAATACAATAAATAATTTAAAAGATCAGATTGAAAGTCAATCGCCTTATAAATTAGCCTATACTGAAGATCTTAAATCTAAGGTATCCTTTGCAAAATCGTTTAAATATGATGACATAGAAATAGACGAATTAATTCGCAATTTAAACACGCAACTTCCACAGGAATTCAAGCTTCTAGGAAATAATATCACCGTAAAACAACGAATTTCGAATAACAGCCAGAAAGAATTTTTGCTTTCGGGCACTATTTACGATGAAAAAAATGTTCCCCTATTAGGAGCTACTATTAACATCCCAGAACTTAAAAAAGGAACGACATCTAATTTTGATGGTGAGTTTTCTATTATACTTCCGCGAAACACTTATCAAGTAAGTTTTAGTTTTTTAGGCTATCAAACCATTACAAAAACAGTTGATTTAGATCGTGATCGCAATCTAAAAATTCAATTGGAAGAAGAAGGGGAAACATTAAATGAAGTAGTGATCGAACAAAACGGGAAAGCGGTGAATATCAAGAAGCCGCAAATGAGTATGAACAGCCTTACGATGAATGAAATTAAACAAATTCCGGTAGCTATGGGCGAACCCGATCCTTTAAAATCGCTTCTTACGCTTCCTGGGGTTACCAATGCTGGTGAAGGTTCTTCTGGTTTTAATGTTCGCGGTGGTGCTGCCGATCAAAACTTAATCTTACTGGACGATGTTCCTATCTATAGCGATTCGCATTTATTCGGTTTTTTCTCGGTTTTTAATGCGGATGCGGTAAATTCCCTTGATCTTTACAAAGGTGGAATACCTTCTAAATATGGCGGTAGAGTTTCTTCAGTTTTAGATATAAAACAAGCTAACGGAGATTATAAAGATTACAAACTTGAAGGAGGGATTGGATTGATCTCTAGCCACCTCAAAGCCGAAGGACCGATAATTAAGGACAAAGCTTCGTTTATGATCGCAGGTAGATCTTCCTACGCTCATATTTTCTTGAATGATAATTCTGCACAGTTTTATGACTTAAATACAAAACTGAATTACCGCTTAAATAAAAATAACTCACTAAGCTTTTCTGGATATTTTGGAAAAGATCTTTTTGATATTGGCGATAGTTTTGCCACTACATATGGCAACACTATGGGCAAGCTTAATTGGAAACATCGTTTTAATGAAGATATAAATACCGATTTATCGGTTTTTTATAGCGATTATCAATTCAATTTAAATCTTGATAGTCAAAGTTTTTATTGGGAGAGTGCCGTTACAAGCTATGGTTTAAAATATGATTGGAACCATTATCTTTCTGAAGCTATTCAGCTAAATTATGGATTGGAAGCCACTTATTACGAAACTAATCCTGGTACGCTCTTACCTAAAGACGAAAGCTCTGCGATCAATTTTTTACAATTAGATAAAAAATATGCGTTTGAGCCATCTGCTTATATCGATGTAAATCATAAGATTTCTGAAAAACTAAACTTCAGATATGGATTACGTTATAGCATGTTTTATCGCTATGGCCCGCAGGTCGTAAACACTTATGCCAATAACAATCCCGCGATGTACAATCCAGATTTCAACATTTATGAAGATGCTCCAATTATAGGAAGCACCAATTATGATAGTGGCGAAGTAATAAAGGACTTTTCTAATTTAGAACCTCGAGCTGCATTATCTTATGCCTTAAACGACGAAACTTCTTTTAAAGCCAGTTATAATCGCATGGCGCAGTATATGCACATTATTTCCAACAGCCAATCGCCAACTCCGGTAAATATGTGGACGCCTAGTGGACCATTTATCAAACCTCAACTTTTAGATCAATATGCTTTAGGTTATTTTAGAAACTTCAGTAACAAAAAATATTCGTTGGAAACTGAAGCTTTTTATAAAGACATTAAAAACCGTGTTGATTACGTAGATGGGGCAGATCTTATAGGCAATAATAATATTGAACAAGTATTGCTTAGCGGTAAAGCCAGAGCGTACGGGATGGAGTTTTTGTTCAGAAAAAATACAGGAAAACTAAAAGGTTGGCTTTCTTACACCATATCGAGAGCAGAACAACGTACCGAAGGAAACACTCCTGAAGAACCTGGGATTGCAGACGGAGATTGGTACTTTTCTCCATACGATAAATTACACAATTTGAGCTTTGTGGCAAATTATGAGCATACTGAAAAATGGTCTTTTAGTGCTAATTTTTCTTTGCAATCGGGACAACCGGTAACTTATCCTAATGGTTACTATGAGCTGGGAGGCATCCATGTTCCTAATTATTCTAAAAGAAACGAGAATCGTTTACCTACTTATCATCATTTAGATTTGGCTGCCACATACACGCCAAAACCAGATAAGAAAAAAGGCTGGCAAAGTTATTGGGTTTTTAGCTTATATAATGCTTACAACCGCCAAAATGCAGCTTCGATTAGATTTACAACTAACGAAGATACCGGCTTCAACGAAGCTCGACGCCTTTCAATTTTTGGAGCTATCCCTAGTGTTTCTTACAATTTCAAATTTTAA
- a CDS encoding DUF4249 domain-containing protein: MKTLYKLTQKIWLYAILCSLIFTFYSCEEVIEVDLEPSDNRLVVDAEILWEANTPGNVQQIYLSRLTDYYETETQKVSNAEVEISNANGDIFIFEETEEAGTYQCNNFLPELNDSYQLEVIVDNETYTATERMISTPEITRIEQSDDGGFSADNYEITYYFNDPEEEENYYLETYRTDFLIYPVYGVGSDKFINGNEVDYGFSDEDLEVGSTVNTTFRGISEQFYEYMSLIIQSTSGNPFSTPPANIRGNLINNTNEDNYAFGYFSLSQSRSFDYTIE; the protein is encoded by the coding sequence ATGAAAACTTTATATAAACTCACTCAAAAAATCTGGTTATACGCTATTCTTTGCAGTTTAATCTTTACATTTTATTCCTGCGAAGAAGTAATTGAAGTAGACCTAGAGCCTTCTGACAATCGACTAGTTGTTGATGCTGAAATTTTATGGGAAGCCAATACTCCCGGAAATGTTCAGCAAATTTATCTAAGCCGACTTACAGATTATTACGAAACCGAAACGCAAAAAGTAAGTAATGCTGAAGTTGAAATTAGTAATGCTAACGGTGATATTTTTATTTTTGAAGAGACCGAAGAAGCCGGAACTTACCAATGCAATAATTTTTTACCAGAGCTCAACGACAGCTATCAGTTAGAAGTAATTGTAGATAATGAAACCTATACGGCTACAGAACGTATGATAAGCACTCCTGAAATTACCAGAATTGAACAGTCAGATGATGGTGGTTTTTCAGCTGACAATTATGAAATCACATATTATTTCAATGATCCTGAAGAGGAAGAAAATTATTATTTAGAAACTTATCGAACCGATTTTTTAATCTATCCTGTATATGGAGTTGGTAGTGATAAATTCATAAATGGCAATGAAGTTGACTATGGATTTTCTGATGAAGACCTGGAAGTAGGATCTACAGTTAATACCACTTTTAGAGGCATTTCTGAACAATTTTACGAATACATGAGTCTTATTATACAAAGTACAAGTGGCAATCCCTTTAGCACTCCACCGGCAAACATAAGAGGTAATCTTATCAACAATACAAATGAAGATAATTATGCCTTTGGTTATTTTAGTTTGTCGCAGTCTAGAAGTTTCGATTATACGATCGAATAA